GTGTTGGCGCAATCCCCGCTGCGCATCGGCAAACAGCGCAATGCCAGCACCGGCGCGATGGTGAATATGCCGGTCTGGATCGAACCCAAGCACGGCGGCGGCACACCGATGTGTGCGGCACTCGACTATGCGGGTCGCGTGTGCCATACCTGGGTCACTCAGCATCCGACCGCGTTCCCCCCGATCGTGATCAACCTCAGCGACGGGCAGCCCACGGACGGCGATCCAGGCGTGTGGGCTGATCGGTTGCGAAGCCTGCGGACGACGGATGGAGAAGTGCTCTTCTTCAACGTCCACATCTCTCAGTTCCAACACCGGCCGGTGGTGTTCCCTTCGACGACGGACGATCTGGAGACCGTGAATGCGCACAGGCTCTTCTCGATGAGTTCGCAGTTGCCCCCCAAGATGGTGGATGCGGCGCGTGCTCATGGCCTTGCGGTGCAGCCAGGATCGCGAGGTTTCGCCTATAACGCGGACCTGAAGTCGCTGGCTCAGTTCCTCAACGTTGGCACCAGCATCGGACGTATCGGATGAACCCGGCCGCAAGTCGTCGCACCAGTGTCGGGTGGGTCGCTTCCCTGACGATCTGGCTGCTCCTGCTGCTCGGTGCCGCCAACCTCAGCGACGCGGTACAGCGCCACCCCTGGGCCTTCCTGGTGCTCTCGATGGTTGGGGCCGGTGCCGGAGCCTTGTTGGCCGGCACGCTGGTGCGGGCGCCCGGCCGCCCCGCGTCGGTCAGGAGTCTCGCTCGTGCAGAGGTGACGCAGAGTGCGCAGGTCCCGATAGCGGCACGGCCACCACGGGTCGATCGGCAGCCGGCCCCGTCGCCGTACGAGCCGCAGCCCGAAGCACGCGGGGCGTGGCGCTTCACCGTGGCCAAGGAAGGCTCGGCGCCTGACGAAAACGACGACGCGGCCGCGATCGACAGGGCGGGGCGTTGGGCGGCGGTCAGCGACGGCGCGTCCAGTTCGTTCCGGGCAGGTGAGTGGTCTCGACACCTGTGCGACAGTTTCGTAGCCGCGCCGCCACCTGCTGACAACACAGCGGTGGAGGCGTGGCTCGGTCGGGTCGTCGCCTCTTTTCCCGAGGCCGAGAACGTGGAGGGCTGGTGGGGTGATTCTGCCAACGGGCTCGAATCCCACGCGACATTCGTGGGTGTCACGCTCATGGAGTCCGAGTCAGGCCCACGTTGGCGTGCGGTGGCGGTGGGCGATTCGATCGTCGTGCACCTGCGGCCCGGGGTCGGCGCCCTCGAACTGTTGACCAGTTTCCCGATCGCCGCCAGCGGAGGCTTCGAGTTCGCCCCCGAACTGCTGCGGAGCGGGGCGCAGGACCCGCCGCCCCTGCGCTCCATCGAGGGGCGCATGCGTTCAGGTGATTGCTGGTTGCTGATGAGTGACGAACTCGGTCACTGGGCACTCGCTGCCCACGAGGCCGGCGCTCCCGTGTGGCAGCTGCTGTTGAGTCGAGACGGGGCGGCGATCACCGAGCGGATCGGCGAAGCTCGTCGCGCCGGCACGATCCAGAATGACGACATGACCCTCGTGGTCTTGTGGGCGCCGACGCCGCCACCTCCAGCAGGTGACGGCGAGACCACGGTGATCAGACCGCTGCCCATCGGCTAGTCGACTCCAGACTCACCCCACCCGCGGCGCGACCCCCTTGGCGAGTTCCTCGGGCATCGGCTCATAGTGCGCGAACGACCGCGTGAACGTCCCCGCGCCGTGCGTGGAGGAACGTAGGTCGATCGCATACCGCACCAGTTCGGTCTGTGGCACTTCTGCCTTGATCTCGGTCAGATCGGTCCCCAGGTTGTCCGTGCCGAGCAGACGCCCTCGGCGCGCCGACAGGTCGCTCATCACGTGACCGACCAGGTCGTCGGGCACCAGCACGGACACGGTGTCGTACGGCTCCAGCAACGTCACCGAGGTGGCCGCCGCGGCCTCGCGCAGCGCCAACGCCCCGGCCGTCTGGAAGGCCATGTCGGAGGAGTCGACCGCATGCGCCTTGCCGTCGGTCAGCGTGACGCGCAGGTCCACCACCGGATACCCGGCCCGGACTCCGCGCGCCATCTGGGCGACGATCCCCTTCTCGACCGACGGGATGTAGTTGCGCGGGACCGCGCCACCGACGACCTTGTCGACGAACTCGAAGCCGGACCCCGCGGGCAACGGCTCCACCGTCACGTCGCACACGGCGAACTGGCCGTGCCCGCCCGACTGCTTGACGTGCCGTCCGTGCCCGGACGCAGGCGACGCGAAGGTCTCGCGCAACGACACCAGATAGGGCTCCTGGTCGACCGACACGCCATAGCGGGTCGACAGGCGTTCCAACGTGACGTCGAGGTGGGATTCGCCCAGCGACCACAGCACGATCTGGTGGGTCTCGGCGTTGTGCTCGATCCGCAGCGACGGGTCTTCGGCCACGACCCGGGACAACGCCGTCGACATCTTGTCCTCGTCCGCCTTCGACCGCGCCACGATCGCCGTCGGCAGCAGCGCCTCGGGCATCGTCCAGGGCTTGAGTACGACCGGCTGCTCCGGCGACGACAACGTGTCGCCGGTCTCTGCCACGGTGAGTCGCGCGATCGAGCAGAGGTCGCCCGCGACCACGGATTCGGCCGGCTCCTGGTGGCGACCGAACGGGTACGACAGCGCGCCGATGCGGGTGTCCTCGTCGTGATCGGCCTGTGCGTGGGTCCCGAAGAAGGACGAGAAGTGTCCGCTGACATGCAGTGTCGAATCCGCGGTCAGCGTGCCCGAGAAGACGCGCACCAAGGAGATCCGGCCGACGTACGGATCGCTGGTCGTCTTGACGACCTCCGCCACCAGTGGCCCGGCCGGATCACATGCCAAGGCCGGACCAGCCGCGCCCGACGGCGTGAAGGCCGCCGGCATCGGATGTGCGGCCGGATGCGGGAACGCGCGTACGACCAGGTCGAGCAACTCGGTCGTGCCCACACCCGTCATCGAGCAGACCGGGATGACCGGGTGGAACGTGGCGCGCGCGACGGCCGTCTCCAGGTCGCTCAGCAGCACCTTCTCGTCGATCTCCTCGCCACCGAGATAGCGATCCATGAGCGTCTCGTCGGCCGACTCCTCGATCACGCCTTCGATGAATTGCCCCCGCAGATCCTCGTCGTCACCAGGAGAGAGCAGATTGGCCAAGGCCGTGACCTCGTCACCGTCGCGTACTGGGACGTGCGATGGCAGCACCTTGTCGCCGAAGGCGTCCTGTGCCTCCAGCAGCACGGTGTCGTAGTCCGCTCGCTGCTGGTCGAGTTTGGTGATCACGACGGCACGCGGCATGGACACGTCGGCGCATTCGCGCCAGATGGCCCGGGTCGCCGCGTCGACCTGCTCGTTTGCGGCGATCACGAACAGGGCGCAGTCCGCGGCCCGCAGCCCGGCGCGAAGTTCACCGACGAAGTCGGCGTAGCCGGGGGTGTCGAGGAAGTTGATCTTGACGCCCTGGTGCACGACCGGCGCGACCGCGACCGACAGCGACCTCTGGTGGGCGTGTTCGGCGTCCTCGAAGTCGCACACGGTCGTGCCGTCAAGCACCGAACCGGCCCGGGGAAGCGCACCCGCGGAGACCAGGAGGGTCTCGATGAGGGTGGTCTTTCCCGAACCGGCCGGTCCGACGAGCACCACGTTGCGGATCTGATCGGGGGAGGAGACCGACAGGTCCTGGCCGGGTTGTCTGCGCTGTGCACTCTTGTCTGCCATGGCTCCCAAACTTCTCCTCGGGAGTGGCGAAAGCAAGAGGTACGCGTGTCTGTTGCGCAACATCGCCGGCAGCCGGAGGGGCAGCGGCAGACGCAGCCGGAGACGGGCGTGGCAGGCCCTCGATGCATGGGGTCAGCAAGGGCCCGCCACTGGCGTCAGGGTTCACCCCCCGACGGGGCAACTGTGGCACCGTTGCGGCTCTGCGTCAGGCGATTGGGACAAGTTTTCCTGTTCGAGAATTCGCGCCGCGGGGATCGGGATGCGCG
The DNA window shown above is from Nocardioides sp. and carries:
- a CDS encoding elongation factor G-like protein EF-G2 — protein: MADKSAQRRQPGQDLSVSSPDQIRNVVLVGPAGSGKTTLIETLLVSAGALPRAGSVLDGTTVCDFEDAEHAHQRSLSVAVAPVVHQGVKINFLDTPGYADFVGELRAGLRAADCALFVIAANEQVDAATRAIWRECADVSMPRAVVITKLDQQRADYDTVLLEAQDAFGDKVLPSHVPVRDGDEVTALANLLSPGDDEDLRGQFIEGVIEESADETLMDRYLGGEEIDEKVLLSDLETAVARATFHPVIPVCSMTGVGTTELLDLVVRAFPHPAAHPMPAAFTPSGAAGPALACDPAGPLVAEVVKTTSDPYVGRISLVRVFSGTLTADSTLHVSGHFSSFFGTHAQADHDEDTRIGALSYPFGRHQEPAESVVAGDLCSIARLTVAETGDTLSSPEQPVVLKPWTMPEALLPTAIVARSKADEDKMSTALSRVVAEDPSLRIEHNAETHQIVLWSLGESHLDVTLERLSTRYGVSVDQEPYLVSLRETFASPASGHGRHVKQSGGHGQFAVCDVTVEPLPAGSGFEFVDKVVGGAVPRNYIPSVEKGIVAQMARGVRAGYPVVDLRVTLTDGKAHAVDSSDMAFQTAGALALREAAAATSVTLLEPYDTVSVLVPDDLVGHVMSDLSARRGRLLGTDNLGTDLTEIKAEVPQTELVRYAIDLRSSTHGAGTFTRSFAHYEPMPEELAKGVAPRVG
- a CDS encoding vWA domain-containing protein, producing MSHEQRIDRANPALIVILVDQSDSMKMGIAGTNDPKASVVAEQLNSLLYELVLRCVKTPREPPRPYFFVEVVGYQGGSGTEARVGTALRIPQHPTGPYSTTVLAQSPLRIGKQRNASTGAMVNMPVWIEPKHGGGTPMCAALDYAGRVCHTWVTQHPTAFPPIVINLSDGQPTDGDPGVWADRLRSLRTTDGEVLFFNVHISQFQHRPVVFPSTTDDLETVNAHRLFSMSSQLPPKMVDAARAHGLAVQPGSRGFAYNADLKSLAQFLNVGTSIGRIG